From a region of the Rhinopithecus roxellana isolate Shanxi Qingling chromosome 8, ASM756505v1, whole genome shotgun sequence genome:
- the GTPBP3 gene encoding tRNA modification GTPase GTPBP3, mitochondrial isoform X1, whose product MRDSKPPLAVICTALCQARSVLSSIPYSYCQSRCARTLKIRSHVARGTTFRYTHLHRAPASLSTLHQPMEAKIFRRWAGRILRLCTRRSSGAPAPGSGATIFALSSGQGRCGIAVIRTSGPSSGHALRILTAARDLPPARHASLRLLSDPRSGEPLDRALVLWFPGPRSFTGEDCVEFHVHGGPAVVSGVLQALGSVPGLRPAEAGEFTRRAFANGKLNLTEVEGLADLIHAETEAQRRQALRQLDGELGHLCCGWAETLTKALAHVEAYIDFGEDDNLEEGVLEQADVEVRALEVALGAHLQDARRGQRLRSGAHVVVTGPPNAGKSSLVNLLSRKPVSIVSPEPGTTRDVLETPVDLAGFPVLLSDTAGLREGVGPVEQEGVRRARDRLEQADLILAMLDASDLASPSSCNFLATVVASVGAQSPSDSSQRLLLVLNKSDLLSRKGPGPRPDLPPHLLLSCLTGEGLDGLLEALRKELAAVCGDPSTGSPLLTRARHQHHLQGCLDALSHYKQSKDLALAAEALRVARGHLTQLTGGGGTEEILDIIFRDFCVGK is encoded by the exons ATGCGGGACTCAAAACCTCCCCTCGCTGTAATTTGCACTGCCCTGTGCCAAGCTCGCTCTGTCCTTTCTTCCATTCCTTATTCCTATTGTCAGTCTCGCTGCGCTAGGACCCTAAAAATTCGGTCTCATGTTGCCAGGGGAACAACATTTCGCTACACCCACCTCCATAGAGCCCCCGCCTCCCTCTCTACCTTGCACCAGCCAATGGAAGCGAAGATCTTCAGACGGTGGGCGGGACGTATCCTAAG ACTGTGCACGCGCCGGAGCAGCGGCGCACCAGCCCCCGGCTCCGGCGCCACCATCTTCGCGCTAAGCTCTGGCCAAGGCCGCTGCGGCATCGCGGTGATCCGGACCAGCGGCCCCTCCAGCGGCCACGCCCTCCGGATTCTCACGGCAGCCCGAGACCTGCCCCCTGCTCGCCACGCCAGCCTGCGCCTCCTCAGCGACCCCCGCTCCGGGGAGCCTCTGGACCGCGCACTGGTGCTCTGGTTCCCAG GTCCCCGGAGTTTCACCGGTGAGGACTGCGTGGAGTTTCACGTGCACGGAGGCCCGGCAGTGGTGAGCGGCGTCCTGCAGGCCTTGG GCAGCGTGCCAGGGCTTCGACCTGCGGAGGCAGGCGAGTTCACCAGGCGGGCTTTTGCCAATGGGAAGCTGAACCTGACCGAAGTGGAGGGGCTGGCGGACCTTATCCACGCAGAAACCGAGGCGCAGCGGCGGCAGGCCCTCAGGCAGCTGGACGGGGAGCTGGGCCACCTCTGCTGTGGCTGGGCCGAGACCCTCACCAAA GCTTTGGCCCACGTGGAGGCCTATATCGATTTTGGCGAGGATGACAACCTGGAGGAGGGGGTCCTGGAGCAAG CGGACGTCGAAGTACGGGCACTGGAGGTGGCCCTGGGTGCACATCTACAAGATGCCAGGCGCGGGCAGAGACTCCGCTCAGGGGCGCACGTAGTGGTCACTGGACCCCCCAATGCCGGCAAGAGCAGCCTAGTGAACCTGCTCA GTCGGAAACCTGTGTCCATCGTGTCCCCGGAGCCAGGGACCACCCGTGACGTCCTGGAGACCCCCGTCGACCTGGCCGGATTTCCTGTGCTGCTGAGCGACACGGCTGGGTTGCGGGAGGGCGTGGGGCCGGTGGAGCAGGAGGGCGTTCGGCGCGCCCGGGATAG gctggagcaggcGGACCTCATTCTGGCCATGCTGGACGCCTCTGACCTGGCCTCTCCCTCCAGTTGCAACTTCCTGGCCACCGTCGTAGCCTCTGTGGGAGCCCAGAGCCCCAGTGACAGCAGCCAGCGCCTCCTCCTGGTGCTGAACAAGTCGGACCTGCTGTCCCGGAAGGGCCCAGGTCCGCGTCCTGACCTGCCCCCACACCTGTTGCTGTCCTGTCTGACTGGCGAGGGTCTGGACGGCCTCCTGGAGGCGCTGAGGAAGGAGCTAGCTGCAGT GTGTGGGGACCCGTCCACCGGTTCCCCGCTCCTGACCCGTGCAAGGCACCAGCACCACCTCCAGGGTTGCCTGGATGCCCTCAGTCACTACAAGCAGTCAAAAGACCTGGCCCTGGCGGCAGAGGCGCTGCGGGTGGCCCGGGGTCACCTGACCCAGCTCACAGGTGGAGGGGGTACCGAGGAGATCCTGGACATCATCTTCCGGGACTTCTGCGTGGGCAAGTGA
- the GTPBP3 gene encoding tRNA modification GTPase GTPBP3, mitochondrial isoform X3 yields MEAKIFRRWAGRILRLCTRRSSGAPAPGSGATIFALSSGQGRCGIAVIRTSGPSSGHALRILTAARDLPPARHASLRLLSDPRSGEPLDRALVLWFPGPRSFTGEDCVEFHVHGGPAVVSGVLQALGSVPGLRPAEAGEFTRRAFANGKLNLTEVEGLADLIHAETEAQRRQALRQLDGELGHLCCGWAETLTKALAHVEAYIDFGEDDNLEEGVLEQADVEVRALEVALGAHLQDARRGQRLRSGAHVVVTGPPNAGKSSLVNLLSRKPVSIVSPEPGTTRDVLETPVDLAGFPVLLSDTAGLREGVGPVEQEGVRRARDRLEQADLILAMLDASDLASPSSCNFLATVVASVGAQSPSDSSQRLLLVLNKSDLLSRKGPGPRPDLPPHLLLSCLTGEGLDGLLEALRKELAAVCGDPSTGSPLLTRARHQHHLQGCLDALSHYKQSKDLALAAEALRVARGHLTQLTGGGGTEEILDIIFRDFCVGK; encoded by the exons ATGGAAGCGAAGATCTTCAGACGGTGGGCGGGACGTATCCTAAG ACTGTGCACGCGCCGGAGCAGCGGCGCACCAGCCCCCGGCTCCGGCGCCACCATCTTCGCGCTAAGCTCTGGCCAAGGCCGCTGCGGCATCGCGGTGATCCGGACCAGCGGCCCCTCCAGCGGCCACGCCCTCCGGATTCTCACGGCAGCCCGAGACCTGCCCCCTGCTCGCCACGCCAGCCTGCGCCTCCTCAGCGACCCCCGCTCCGGGGAGCCTCTGGACCGCGCACTGGTGCTCTGGTTCCCAG GTCCCCGGAGTTTCACCGGTGAGGACTGCGTGGAGTTTCACGTGCACGGAGGCCCGGCAGTGGTGAGCGGCGTCCTGCAGGCCTTGG GCAGCGTGCCAGGGCTTCGACCTGCGGAGGCAGGCGAGTTCACCAGGCGGGCTTTTGCCAATGGGAAGCTGAACCTGACCGAAGTGGAGGGGCTGGCGGACCTTATCCACGCAGAAACCGAGGCGCAGCGGCGGCAGGCCCTCAGGCAGCTGGACGGGGAGCTGGGCCACCTCTGCTGTGGCTGGGCCGAGACCCTCACCAAA GCTTTGGCCCACGTGGAGGCCTATATCGATTTTGGCGAGGATGACAACCTGGAGGAGGGGGTCCTGGAGCAAG CGGACGTCGAAGTACGGGCACTGGAGGTGGCCCTGGGTGCACATCTACAAGATGCCAGGCGCGGGCAGAGACTCCGCTCAGGGGCGCACGTAGTGGTCACTGGACCCCCCAATGCCGGCAAGAGCAGCCTAGTGAACCTGCTCA GTCGGAAACCTGTGTCCATCGTGTCCCCGGAGCCAGGGACCACCCGTGACGTCCTGGAGACCCCCGTCGACCTGGCCGGATTTCCTGTGCTGCTGAGCGACACGGCTGGGTTGCGGGAGGGCGTGGGGCCGGTGGAGCAGGAGGGCGTTCGGCGCGCCCGGGATAG gctggagcaggcGGACCTCATTCTGGCCATGCTGGACGCCTCTGACCTGGCCTCTCCCTCCAGTTGCAACTTCCTGGCCACCGTCGTAGCCTCTGTGGGAGCCCAGAGCCCCAGTGACAGCAGCCAGCGCCTCCTCCTGGTGCTGAACAAGTCGGACCTGCTGTCCCGGAAGGGCCCAGGTCCGCGTCCTGACCTGCCCCCACACCTGTTGCTGTCCTGTCTGACTGGCGAGGGTCTGGACGGCCTCCTGGAGGCGCTGAGGAAGGAGCTAGCTGCAGT GTGTGGGGACCCGTCCACCGGTTCCCCGCTCCTGACCCGTGCAAGGCACCAGCACCACCTCCAGGGTTGCCTGGATGCCCTCAGTCACTACAAGCAGTCAAAAGACCTGGCCCTGGCGGCAGAGGCGCTGCGGGTGGCCCGGGGTCACCTGACCCAGCTCACAGGTGGAGGGGGTACCGAGGAGATCCTGGACATCATCTTCCGGGACTTCTGCGTGGGCAAGTGA
- the GTPBP3 gene encoding tRNA modification GTPase GTPBP3, mitochondrial isoform X2, with product MWRGLWTLAAQAARGPRRLCTRRSSGAPAPGSGATIFALSSGQGRCGIAVIRTSGPSSGHALRILTAARDLPPARHASLRLLSDPRSGEPLDRALVLWFPGPRSFTGEDCVEFHVHGGPAVVSGVLQALGSVPGLRPAEAGEFTRRAFANGKLNLTEVEGLADLIHAETEAQRRQALRQLDGELGHLCCGWAETLTKALAHVEAYIDFGEDDNLEEGVLEQADVEVRALEVALGAHLQDARRGQRLRSGAHVVVTGPPNAGKSSLVNLLSRKPVSIVSPEPGTTRDVLETPVDLAGFPVLLSDTAGLREGVGPVEQEGVRRARDRLEQADLILAMLDASDLASPSSCNFLATVVASVGAQSPSDSSQRLLLVLNKSDLLSRKGPGPRPDLPPHLLLSCLTGEGLDGLLEALRKELAAVCGDPSTGSPLLTRARHQHHLQGCLDALSHYKQSKDLALAAEALRVARGHLTQLTGGGGTEEILDIIFRDFCVGK from the exons ATGTGGCGGGGGCTTTGGACCCTGGCGGCCCAAGCGGCACGTGGGCCTCGCAG ACTGTGCACGCGCCGGAGCAGCGGCGCACCAGCCCCCGGCTCCGGCGCCACCATCTTCGCGCTAAGCTCTGGCCAAGGCCGCTGCGGCATCGCGGTGATCCGGACCAGCGGCCCCTCCAGCGGCCACGCCCTCCGGATTCTCACGGCAGCCCGAGACCTGCCCCCTGCTCGCCACGCCAGCCTGCGCCTCCTCAGCGACCCCCGCTCCGGGGAGCCTCTGGACCGCGCACTGGTGCTCTGGTTCCCAG GTCCCCGGAGTTTCACCGGTGAGGACTGCGTGGAGTTTCACGTGCACGGAGGCCCGGCAGTGGTGAGCGGCGTCCTGCAGGCCTTGG GCAGCGTGCCAGGGCTTCGACCTGCGGAGGCAGGCGAGTTCACCAGGCGGGCTTTTGCCAATGGGAAGCTGAACCTGACCGAAGTGGAGGGGCTGGCGGACCTTATCCACGCAGAAACCGAGGCGCAGCGGCGGCAGGCCCTCAGGCAGCTGGACGGGGAGCTGGGCCACCTCTGCTGTGGCTGGGCCGAGACCCTCACCAAA GCTTTGGCCCACGTGGAGGCCTATATCGATTTTGGCGAGGATGACAACCTGGAGGAGGGGGTCCTGGAGCAAG CGGACGTCGAAGTACGGGCACTGGAGGTGGCCCTGGGTGCACATCTACAAGATGCCAGGCGCGGGCAGAGACTCCGCTCAGGGGCGCACGTAGTGGTCACTGGACCCCCCAATGCCGGCAAGAGCAGCCTAGTGAACCTGCTCA GTCGGAAACCTGTGTCCATCGTGTCCCCGGAGCCAGGGACCACCCGTGACGTCCTGGAGACCCCCGTCGACCTGGCCGGATTTCCTGTGCTGCTGAGCGACACGGCTGGGTTGCGGGAGGGCGTGGGGCCGGTGGAGCAGGAGGGCGTTCGGCGCGCCCGGGATAG gctggagcaggcGGACCTCATTCTGGCCATGCTGGACGCCTCTGACCTGGCCTCTCCCTCCAGTTGCAACTTCCTGGCCACCGTCGTAGCCTCTGTGGGAGCCCAGAGCCCCAGTGACAGCAGCCAGCGCCTCCTCCTGGTGCTGAACAAGTCGGACCTGCTGTCCCGGAAGGGCCCAGGTCCGCGTCCTGACCTGCCCCCACACCTGTTGCTGTCCTGTCTGACTGGCGAGGGTCTGGACGGCCTCCTGGAGGCGCTGAGGAAGGAGCTAGCTGCAGT GTGTGGGGACCCGTCCACCGGTTCCCCGCTCCTGACCCGTGCAAGGCACCAGCACCACCTCCAGGGTTGCCTGGATGCCCTCAGTCACTACAAGCAGTCAAAAGACCTGGCCCTGGCGGCAGAGGCGCTGCGGGTGGCCCGGGGTCACCTGACCCAGCTCACAGGTGGAGGGGGTACCGAGGAGATCCTGGACATCATCTTCCGGGACTTCTGCGTGGGCAAGTGA